A single region of the Pseudomonas sp. GGS8 genome encodes:
- a CDS encoding calcium:proton antiporter, with the protein MLTLLKQEKFLLLALLAAFVAYPMEHWLLHSGQTIALTAGLVLIAFIVAASMRVAHHAELLAEKVGDPYGTMILTLAAVLVEVVILAIMMSNEASKTLVRDTIYSAVMIDINGILGLAALMGGLKHGEQSYNDDSARSYSVMILTAMGVSMVVPEFIPEANWKLYSAFTIGAMVVLYTLFLRMQVGPHSYFFSYSYPEKRRRKQPDEEPEPINLALSIGTLVFGVVVIGALAEVMSKTLDLGLEGTGAPPVITAILVAAISAAPEILTALRAALANRMQSVVNIAMGASLSTVILTVPVMEAMALYTGQPFQMAMTPVQTVMIFITLIVSAINLNDGETNAIEGMTHFVLFATFIMLSLLGL; encoded by the coding sequence ATGCTCACACTCCTCAAGCAAGAAAAGTTTCTGCTGCTGGCCTTGCTCGCGGCCTTCGTCGCCTACCCGATGGAGCACTGGCTGCTGCACAGCGGCCAGACCATTGCACTGACCGCCGGCCTGGTGCTGATTGCCTTCATCGTCGCCGCCTCGATGCGGGTCGCCCATCACGCCGAACTGCTCGCCGAAAAAGTCGGCGACCCCTACGGCACAATGATCCTGACCTTGGCCGCAGTGCTGGTGGAGGTGGTGATCCTGGCGATCATGATGAGCAACGAAGCATCAAAGACGCTGGTACGCGACACGATTTATTCAGCGGTGATGATCGATATCAACGGCATCCTCGGCCTGGCCGCGTTGATGGGCGGGCTCAAGCACGGTGAGCAGTCTTATAACGACGACTCGGCGCGCAGCTACAGCGTGATGATCCTCACCGCCATGGGCGTGTCCATGGTGGTGCCGGAGTTCATTCCCGAGGCCAACTGGAAACTCTATTCAGCCTTCACCATCGGCGCGATGGTCGTGCTCTACACCTTGTTCCTGCGCATGCAGGTTGGACCGCACAGTTATTTCTTCAGTTACAGCTACCCGGAAAAACGTCGCAGGAAGCAACCGGACGAGGAGCCCGAGCCGATCAATCTGGCATTGAGCATCGGCACGTTGGTGTTTGGCGTGGTGGTGATCGGCGCATTGGCCGAAGTCATGTCCAAGACCCTTGATCTGGGACTGGAAGGAACCGGAGCACCGCCGGTGATCACAGCGATTCTGGTGGCGGCAATTTCCGCTGCGCCGGAGATTTTGACCGCATTGCGGGCGGCATTGGCCAATCGCATGCAGTCGGTCGTCAACATCGCCATGGGCGCCTCGCTATCGACAGTGATTCTGACGGTGCCGGTGATGGAAGCCATGGCGCTCTATACCGGCCAACCGTTTCAGATGGCAATGACTCCGGTGCAGACCGTGATGATCTTCATCACCCTGATCGTCAGCGCGATCAATCTCAATGACGGCGAAACCAACGCCATCGAAGGCATGACCCATTTCGTGCTGTTTGCGACGTTTATCATGTTGTCGCTGCTCGGGCTCTGA
- a CDS encoding BMP family ABC transporter substrate-binding protein has translation MHKRPLKQLLCAVAAAIGLSASLTASAAAPLKVGFVYIGPIGDHGWTYQHEQGRKALAEKFGDQITTNYVENVAEGADAERVIRNMAKDQYDLIFTTSFGYMNPTLKVAKQFPKVTFEHATGYKQDKNLGTYLARTYEGRYVGGFLAAKMTKTKKIGYVASFPIPEVIRDINAIQLALNKYNPGTEIKVVWVNSWFDPGKEADAANALIDQGVDVVFQHTDSPAPIQAAERRGVYAVGYASDMAHFGPKAVLTSIVNDWGPHYIQATQSVLDHTWRSQDYWGGLQEGTVELPISDLVPAAVKTEAEQIIADIKSGALHPFTGPIKDQAGVEKIPAGMSATNAQLASMNYYVEGMKAEMPK, from the coding sequence ATGCATAAACGTCCGCTGAAGCAGCTACTTTGCGCTGTCGCCGCAGCCATCGGTCTGAGCGCCAGCTTGACCGCCAGCGCTGCCGCCCCGCTGAAGGTCGGCTTCGTTTACATCGGCCCGATCGGTGACCACGGCTGGACGTATCAGCATGAACAGGGACGCAAGGCACTGGCGGAGAAGTTCGGTGACCAGATCACCACCAACTACGTAGAGAACGTCGCCGAAGGCGCCGATGCCGAGCGGGTAATCCGCAACATGGCCAAGGACCAGTACGACCTGATCTTCACCACGTCTTTCGGCTACATGAACCCGACCCTGAAAGTCGCCAAACAATTTCCCAAGGTGACCTTCGAACACGCCACCGGCTACAAGCAGGACAAGAACCTCGGCACTTACCTGGCGCGCACTTACGAGGGCCGCTACGTCGGTGGTTTCCTCGCGGCGAAGATGACCAAGACCAAGAAAATCGGCTATGTCGCCTCGTTCCCTATCCCGGAAGTGATCCGCGACATCAACGCCATCCAATTGGCCCTGAACAAATACAACCCAGGCACCGAGATCAAAGTGGTGTGGGTCAACTCCTGGTTCGACCCAGGTAAAGAAGCCGACGCCGCCAACGCGCTGATCGATCAGGGCGTAGACGTGGTGTTCCAGCACACCGACAGCCCGGCACCGATCCAGGCCGCCGAACGTCGCGGCGTGTATGCCGTCGGCTATGCGTCAGACATGGCGCACTTCGGGCCAAAAGCGGTGCTGACGTCTATCGTCAACGACTGGGGCCCGCACTACATTCAGGCGACTCAAAGCGTGCTCGACCATACATGGAGATCCCAGGATTACTGGGGCGGTTTGCAGGAAGGCACGGTTGAGCTGCCGATCAGCGATCTGGTGCCGGCCGCGGTGAAAACCGAAGCCGAGCAGATCATCGCCGACATCAAGAGCGGTGCGCTGCATCCGTTCACCGGACCGATCAAGGACCAGGCAGGCGTGGAGAAAATCCCGGCGGGCATGAGCGCGACCAACGCGCAACTGGCGTCGATGAACTACTACGTGGAAGGCATGAAGGCCGAGATGCCGAAGTGA
- a CDS encoding 2-oxoglutarate and iron-dependent oxygenase domain-containing protein, which translates to MNSLPIIDIAPLYSDDAQAWQSVATDIDRACREWGFFYIKGHPIDPSRIEAVLDHAQRFFALPNAEKLTIDITQTRHHRGYGAIATEQLDPSKPSDLKETFDMGLHLPVDHPEVLAKKPLRGPNRHPSMPGWEALMEQHYVDMQALAQTLLRAMTLALGIERDFFDSRFKEPVSVLRMIHYPPRHTASAFDQQGAGAHTDYGCITLLYQDAAGGLQVRNVKGEWIDAPPIEGTFVVNLGDMMARWSNDRYLSTPHRVISPLEVDRYSMPFFAEPHPDTAIECLPGCQDEQHPAKYPPTTCAEFLLSRFADTYAYRREQEAV; encoded by the coding sequence ATGAACAGCCTTCCCATCATCGACATCGCCCCCCTCTACAGCGATGACGCTCAAGCCTGGCAATCAGTCGCCACAGACATCGACCGCGCCTGTCGCGAATGGGGCTTTTTCTATATCAAGGGCCACCCGATCGACCCGTCGCGCATTGAAGCCGTGCTCGACCATGCCCAACGCTTCTTCGCCCTGCCCAACGCCGAAAAACTCACCATCGACATCACCCAGACCCGCCACCACCGCGGCTATGGCGCCATCGCCACCGAACAACTCGACCCGAGCAAACCCAGCGACCTGAAAGAAACCTTCGACATGGGCCTGCACCTGCCCGTCGATCACCCCGAGGTGCTGGCGAAAAAACCCTTGCGCGGGCCCAACCGTCATCCGTCGATGCCCGGTTGGGAAGCGCTGATGGAGCAACACTACGTCGACATGCAAGCACTCGCCCAAACCCTGCTGCGGGCCATGACCCTGGCATTGGGCATCGAGCGTGACTTCTTTGATAGCCGCTTCAAAGAACCGGTCAGCGTGCTGCGGATGATTCATTACCCGCCGCGCCATACGGCCAGCGCCTTCGATCAGCAAGGCGCCGGCGCCCATACCGATTACGGCTGCATCACCCTGCTCTACCAGGACGCCGCTGGCGGTTTGCAAGTGCGCAACGTAAAAGGCGAATGGATTGATGCACCGCCGATTGAAGGCACGTTCGTGGTCAACCTCGGCGACATGATGGCGCGCTGGAGTAACGACCGTTACCTGTCAACGCCGCATCGGGTGATCAGCCCGCTGGAGGTGGATCGGTACTCGATGCCGTTCTTTGCCGAACCGCATCCCGACACCGCCATTGAATGCCTGCCCGGCTGTCAGGACGAACAGCATCCGGCGAAGTATCCGCCCACCACCTGCGCCGAATTCCTGCTCTCGCGCTTTGCTGATACTTATGCCTATCGACGGGAACAGGAAGCCGTGTAA